One Manihot esculenta cultivar AM560-2 chromosome 6, M.esculenta_v8, whole genome shotgun sequence DNA segment encodes these proteins:
- the LOC110616994 gene encoding pathogenesis-related protein PR-1: MHTCYISLPILLLFLLSWTHQAAAHLSAASQFLAPQNAARATLRMPPLVWDSKLARYAQWYANQRRYDCDLRHSNGPYGENIFWGSGSGWSPAQAVTAWVSERKWYDYWSNSCAGDQECGHYTQVVWRKTRRVGCAKVNCSGGKGVFMTCNYDPPGNFIGERPY; encoded by the coding sequence ATGCATACTTGCTATATTTCCCTTCCCATTcttctcctcttcctcctctcaTGGACTCACCAAGCTGCAGCCCATCTAAGTGCTGCAAGCCAGTTCTTGGCGCCGCAGAATGCAGCTCGTGCCACGCTGAGGATGCCGCCGTTGGTGTGGGACTCAAAACTCGCACGCTATGCTCAGTGGTACGCCAACCAGAGAAGGTATGATTGTGACCTCAGGCACTCCAATGGACCTTATGGTGAGAACATTTTCTGGGGGAGTGGCAGTGGGTGGAGTCCTGCTCAGGCTGTCACTGCTTGGGTCTCTGAGAGAAAATGGTATGATTATTGGTCTAATTCTTGTGCTGGTGATCAAGAATGTGGACATTATACTCAGGTTGTTTGGAGGAAGACGAGAAGAGTTGGGTGTGCCAAAGTTAATTGTTCTGGTGGTAAGGGAGTTTTCATGACTTGCAATTATGATCCTCCTGGGAATTTCATTGGAGAAAGGCCTTATTGA